The Arachis ipaensis cultivar K30076 chromosome B10, Araip1.1, whole genome shotgun sequence DNA window ggattgatggattaagcaacaatagtatttgataggattagttagacaaacagaaaatagtgtttagaagttcaaaagcattaaacagtaaattaagAATTTCAGAAAGCTAGCACCAAAtgagttgtgaaatatatatgggaaaacagttaaggcttcagagttatctattttctggattgactttttttattaactattttaatcatgcaatatttaattcatggcaaactatttgtgactagaccctaattccttagaccttcctagtctcctctaaaattcatcaactgccaatttcttggtcgattaattccaattagagggtgatgagcaaattctagtttatatgccacaagaatcctaattgtccaaaaataaagagattatatgtcacgtatcccgtcaaatacaaacaattagaaattcaggataatatgttttcaagctattgttcaagtaaagagcttttccaagttatacaagaactcaattagaacatgggtcatacttccgttccacccaaatttataaaataaggaacgaaaacaattattgaaatataaatcaagacatgaattaaaataaaaaaataatattatcaatccatacaataaacagagctcctaaccttaacaatggaggattagttgctcatgattcagAGTAAAATGTTATGGAATACGGAATGTAATTTTGGAATAGAATGGGATCCTCCCCGGGACCTCCCCCAAAAGAGAGGTTTcttctcccttttataactaatcctaataaatttaaaatctaattttaaaaattaaaaataatatattttcctagaattcaaatttgaatttaaataaaaaattaactaaataatcaagtcttcaattgatgggtggggaccacttgttttgtccattctacagcttctaatctgtgttttctgggctggaaactgggtcaaaacagcccaaaaatagcacccagcgtttttctgcgttttttgcacgtggcgcatgtcacgcgtacgtgtcagtcacgcgtacgcatcgatggtctTTTCTgtgagtcacgcggacgcgtcggttacgcgcacgcgtcgtggAGCAAAtattcaaatcacgcgtacgcgtcaggcacgtgcaTGCGTCGCCCTGGATACCCCAAATTCACGCGTatgtgtcagtcacgcgtacgcgtcgctcctcgctgctatctcctttgattcttgtgctccagaaactccatcaaattccgccgaatgctacctaaaataaacaaaattacaaaagactcaaagtagcatccatattggctaaaagataattaattccttattaaactcaacaatttagatgcaaattcactaggaaaagataggaaagatgctcacgcatcacattACCACACCACACACTACCAATGCACCTACATCACAACACTCTGACATCACACATGACTGCATTACTAGAAAGTCTGAAAGAGTCAAGAAATCACCTTCTTATTTAAAGGACTATCATTGTATGACAACCTACACAACTCACTCTGGCAACTTTGCTAACTCTAACTCTTTAATTATATCCCATCTCACAACACTTGTCATATGATAAACTAACCCCAAAATATAAGTCACTTTCTCTAGCCATCACCTCAAATTAAGAACCTAGCACTTATGAGGAAGCGGCTGCACATGAATGTTGGAGAAAGGCAATACAAGATGAATTGACAGCTCTAGATCAGAACAAAACTTGGTGTCTCACTGAACTCCCAAAAGACAAGAAGGCTGTGGGTTGCAAATGGGTTTTTGGGTAAAATTCAATCCCGATGGCACCATAGATAGGAACAAAGCGAGGCTAGTTGCAAAAGGATTCACTCAAGTGCAAGGAGTAGATTATGGTGATACTTTTAGTCTAGTTGTCAAAATGACTACCCTAGGAGTAATGTTAGCATTAGCAGCGGCAAAGAAATGACATTTGAAATAGCTGGACGTCAACACTGCCTTCCTTCATGGAGATTTGGACAAGGAAGTTTATATGAAGATACCACCCGGTTTGGCTGTGTCACAACCAGGTTTGGTTTGTAAATTGCAAAAATCTCTATATGGGCTTAAGCAAGCAAGCAGGCAATGGAACATTAAGCTCACTCATACTCTTGTGGATGCTGATTATAAGCAGTTTTTTATGATCATTCACTCTTCATCAAGAAACAATCTGAAAGCTTCACTGCCATTCTCGTATATGTTGATGACTTGGTTTTAACGGGGAATGACATTGGTAAAATCAATTCCATCAAGCAAAATTTGGAtgacaaatttaaaataaaggaTCTTGGTGATCTCAAATACTTCTTGGGAATGGAAGTAGCATGCTCTAACTCTGGAATTTACATTTATCAGTGGAAGTACACCATGGACCTTCTCAGGGATTTCGGTTATCTAGATTGCAATCCTCTCTCTACCCCATTTGATTATAGTCAGAAACTCTCAAAGGAATTAGGTACCATTTTAACAGACAACACTGTTTACAGACAGCTCATCGACCGACTCCTTTACCTCACAAACACTAGACCCGATATCTCTTATGCTGTGGGACGTTTGAGCCAATTTTTGGACTGTGCAACCACTTCTCACCTACAGGTTGCTTTTCGCGTCCTCCAATATTTAAAAGGCCGACCTGCAACTGGTCTCTTCTTTTTCTCTACTTCTAATCTGCATCTCACTGGATTTGCCGACGCTGACTGGGCTACCTGTGCCGATACTCGTCGCTCCATTTCCGGTTATTGCTTCATGCTTGGGAACTTTCTCATTAGCTAGAAGAGTAAGAAGCAAACCACAGTTGTCAAGTCCTCTGCAGAAGCTGAATATAGGTCTCTTGCTGTTGCCACTTGTGAAGCTAGTTGGTTATCTTTCTTAATGGATTTTATTGGTTTGCCGCTTCAAAAGTCTATCAATCTATTCTGTGACAACTAGTCAGCCATTCACATTACCAATAATCCAATCTTTCATGAAAGAACCAAACACATTGAAGTGGACTGCCACATTGTTCGTGAAAAGCATTTGTCTGGTCTCATTCATCTTATGCCAGTTCGTTCCAAGGATCAACTTGCTGATTTTCTTACCAAAGCTCTACCACCGGATCCTTTTCTTGCTAATGTTTCAAGCTAGGATTGTTAGATTTACACAATTCTAGCTTGCGGGAGggtgttacctagattatttctttatcaataataggcttaccattgtaattattttttagttagaatacataaagagtacatagtatataaggtgtaataactcaacaaatattttctaaggggatttttcattctcttcaacaatgagaagaacttatttctctccctctggttcatcaaaccatcaacatcacagcttgaacagcttagggcatgagattttcttcatttgtattgatttaaaataattaaaaatattttgtgattattattttaaaataattaaaaatttcatgTAATTATGAACTTCAGTAAAGTATGCTATATCATCTCCTCAGTTAGCCACTTCAACATTTTCTGTTAACGAAAATAGGAGTAATTGACATCTAATCACTTTTCTCATATTTTAAAATCATTCAGGGATCATTTTGTGAATGACAACATTCAAGTAATATTTTGTCATCGTCAGAATCTTTCGA harbors:
- the LOC107620901 gene encoding uncharacterized protein LOC107620901, whose product is MTFEIAGRQHCLPSWRFGQGSLYEDTTRFGCVTTRFVFYDHSLFIKKQSESFTAILVYVDDLVLTGNDIGKINSIKQNLDDKFKIKDLGDLKYFLGMEVACSNSGIYIYQWKYTMDLLRDFGYLDCNPLSTPFDYSQKLSKELGTILTDNTVYRQLIDRLLYLTNTRPDISYAVGRLSQFLDCATTSHLQVAFRVLQYLKGRPATGLFFFSTSNLHLTGFADADWATCADTRRSISGYCFMLGNFLIS